CCCACTCCACCCGGCGGCGGCCCTCCGCCGCCAGCGCCAGGTCCTTCACGTCGTGGGCGTCCTGCTTGGCGGCCATCGCCATCGCGCGCGCTCCTAGCGGCTGGCCGGGCGCGCCACGCCCGCCATCCGCTTCGCGGTGTCGGCCAGCTCGGCGGCGCGGTCGGTGCGCTCCCAGGTGAACAGCTCGACCTCGGTCTCCTCGACCGATGCCTTCACCGGCTTGCGGCCGAAGTGGCCGTAGGCGGCCGTGGCCTTGTAGATCGGCTTGCGGAGGTCCAGCGCCTCGATGATCGCGCGCGGCACCAGGTCGAACTGCTCGCGCACCGCCCGCTCGAGCACCTCGTCCGGCACGGTGCCGGTGCCGAAGGTGTCCACCAGCAGCGAGACCGGCTCGCGCACGCCGATGGCGTAGGCCACCTGCACCTCGCAGCGGCGCGCCAGGCCGGCGGCCACCACGTTCTTCGCCACCCACCGCGCCGCGTACGCGCCCGAGCGGTCCACCTTGGAGGGGTCCTTCCCGCTGAACGCGCCGCCGCCGTGCCGCGCGTACCCGCCGTAGGTGTCCACGATGATCTTGCGGCCGGTGAGTCCCGCGTCGCCCTGCGGCCCCCCGACCACGAACCGGCCGGTCGGGTTGATGTGGTAGATCGGCTGCTCGCCCGCGACGTACTCGGACACGACCGGATTGATCACGTGCTCGATGACCTCGGCCTTGAGCTCCTCGTGCCCGATGGTCGGCGCGTGCTGCGTCGAGACCACCACGGTGTGCACCCGCTTGGGCCGGTCGCCCTCGTACTCGATCGTGACCTGCGACTTGCCGTCGGGCCTGAGCCACGGGAGCTTGCCCGCCTTGCGCACCGCGGCGAGCCGGTGGGTCAGCGCGTGCGCCAGCTGGATCGGGAGCGGCATCAGCTCCCTGGTCTCGTCGCACGCGTAGCCGAACATCATCCCCTGGTCGCCGGCGCCGCCCGTGTCCACGCCCTGCTTGATGTCCGGCGACTGCCGGTCGATGCTGGTCAGGACCGCACAGGTCTCCGCGTCGAAGCCGTACGACGCGTCGGTGTAGCCGATCGCCTCGACCGTGCCGCGCACGATGTCCGGGATGTTAACGTAGGTCTCGGTGGTGATCTCGCCGCCCACGACGGCCATCCCGGTGGTCACGAACGTCTCGCACGCGACCCGGGCCGCGGCGTCCTTGGCGATGATCGCGTCGAGCACCGCATCCGAGATCTGGTCGGCGATCTTGTCCGGATGACCCTCGGTGACCGACTCCGAGGTGAAGAGCCAGCGTCGCTCGTTACTCAATGTGTCGTCTCGTGTTGGGGTCGCTAACGGCGGAAGCTAGCCCGGCGTGCACGGGCTGGCAACGGGGACGAAGGGTCGAGGAGCCGCAGGTCCACGACGCTCCCGACGGTGCGCCGCGCGAACGCGTTCACCTCGTCGGTGGTGGGCAGCTCCAGCGCCGCTTCCGCGCACGACGCCGCGTCCCGCGCGCTGATCTGGCGCACCATCCACTTCACCAGCGGCAGGCTCGGCGACGCCACCGACAGCACCCGGTAGCCGAGACCCACCAGCAGGTACACCGACACGGGGTCGGCGGCCATCTCGCCGCACACCGACACCTCCCGGTTGGCCGCGCGCGCCGCCCGCGCCACCGCCGCCAGCAGCCGCAGGATCGCCGGATGGTGCGGATTGAAGCGCTCGGCCAGCCGCGCGTTCCCCCGGTCCACCGCCAGCGTGTACTGCACCAGGTCGTTCGTCCCGACCGAGAGGAAGTCCGCGACCTCCGCCAGCCGGTCGGCCACGATCGCCGCCGCCGGCGTCTCGACCATGATTCCGATCGGCACGCTCGTGGCCGACTCGATCCCGCTCTTGTGGAGCGCGCGGGCCTCCTCGGCCACCAGCTCGCGGGTCCGCAGCACCTCGTCCACCCGGGTCACCAGCGGGAGCATCATCTTGAGCCGCGCGTGCGCCGCCGCCCGCAGGATCGCCCGGATCTGCGGGCGGAAGATCTCCGGCTGGTCCAGGCACACCCGGATCGCGCGCCAGCCGAGCATCGGGTTGCCCTCGTTCGTCCGCTTGAACGGCGCCGGGAACTTGTCGCCGCCGAGGTCGAAGGTGCGCACCACGACCGGATGCGGCGCGAACGCCGTCCCGATGCGCCGGTACAGCTCCGCCTGCTCGTCCTCGGTGGGCATCTGCCCGCGGCCCTGGACCAGGAACTCCGTCCGCATCAGGCCGATGCCCTCGGCGCGGTGGCGCAGCGCGCCCTCCAGCTCCTCGGGCAGGTCGAGGTTCGCGCGCACGGCCAGCACGGCGCCGTCCGTGGTCTGCGCCGGCAGCTCCGAGCCCGCCTCCAGGTCGCGCTCCAGCTCGCGCCGCTGGCGGTCGCGCCGGCGCGCCGCCTCCATGGTCGCTTCCGACGGCTCGACCTGCAGCGTCCCGGCCCAGCCGTCGAGCACCACCGTGTCGCCGGTGGAGACCCGCTCGAGCACCTCGGGCAGGGCCATCACCGCGGGGATGCCGATCGAGTGGGCGAGGATCGCGGCGTGGGAGGTCCGCGTGCCCTCCTCGCACGCGATGGCCAGCACGGCGTCGCGGTCCAGCTGCACCGTCAGGGCCGGCGTCAGGTCGCGCGCCACCAGCACCACCGGCGCCTCCGGGCTCGCGTGCTCCAGGGCCGGCTCCTCGACCCCGAGCAGGTGCGAGAGGACCAGGATCTCGACGTCGGTGAGGTCGGCCAGCCGCTCGCGCAGCGTCGCGCTGCCCGTGGTGCTCCACAGCCCGCGCCACTCCAGCATCTTGAGCTGGAACGCCCGCTCGGCCGAGAAGTGGTTGTCCTTGATCAGCCGGTCCACGCCCGCGCGGAGGTCGTGGTCCTCGAGCATCATCAGCTGCGCGTCGAAGATGCGGGCCTCCTCCTCGCCCGCCCGCTCCGCGGCCCGGGCCCGCGAGCGCCCGATGCGCTCGCGCGCGTACGCCATCGCCTCCTCCAGCCGGCGCGCCTGGGCCGCCACCTGGTCCGGGCGGATCGTGACGTCGGGCACGGCCGGGGCTTCCCAGCGCACCACCAGCGCCGGTCCCACGGCCACGCCCGGCGACACCGCGATTCCCTTGATGACCCGGTGCGGCATCAGTCCTCCCCGAACCCCGCTGCCACCAGCGCCAGGAGCGCCTCCACCGCCGCCTCGGCGTCGTCGCCGTCGGCGCGGATCAGCAGCGCGCTCCCGCACTCGGCCGCCAGCATCATCATCCCCATGATGCTCTTGCCGTTGACCTCCAGGTCGTCCTTCTTCACCACGATGTGCGCGCGGAACCGGTTGGCGACCTTCACGAACTCCGCCGCCGGCCGCGCGTGCAGGCCGAGCCGGTTGACGATCGGGGCCGACCGCTCCACTACCACAGCACCCCCACGCCCACCACCACGGCCAGCACCAGCGCCGCCGTCACCAGGCCGGTGGCCCGTCCCTGCAGGAGCCGCGCGGCCTCGGCGAACAGGACCGCCGCGGCGGCCGCAGCGGGCACCTCCCACCGCGCCCGGAACGGGTACCAGCCGAGCAGGGCCGGCAGCGCCGCGCCCACGACCAGGGCCGCGACCGGCGCGACCAGCTCGAGCGAGCGCTGCAGGCCCGGCGCCGCGAGCGCGCCGGCCACGCTCATCCCCGCGCGCCACCCCCGCCTGAGGCCCCACACCCGCAGCCACACGTGCACCACGTTGTAGAGCACCAGGAACACGACCACGGCCCAGGCCCCGGCGGAGCACGCCACCAGGAGCAGCCCGACCGCCGCGCAGGCCGGCAGCCACCCGGCCCAGACCAGCCGGTCGCCCAGCGAGCCCAGGGGGCCGATGAGCGCGGACCGCAGCCGCTCGATCCGCTCGGGCGGCGCGCCGTCCGCCTCCGCCCGCGCCGCCGCCCCCACCGCCAGCGCGGCGAGGTACGGGTGCGCGTTGAAGAAGCGCGCCTGCCGCGCCAGCGCGGCACGGTACGCCGCCGGCCCCTCCTGGCCCGGGCTCCGGCCCAGCGCCCGCAGCATCGGCTCGACCGCGAAGGCGAACCCCACGCCCAGCATCCGCTCGTAGGTGAACGCCGCCTGGATCGTGAACAGGCGCACCAGGGCCGAGCGGAAGCCCGGGGCCCGGTCGGAGGGCGTCACCACGCCAGCAGTCCGGCCGCGAGCGCCACGCCCGCCACCGCGCCGCCCGCCAGGAAGCGCCGCGGCGTCCCCTGTCCGAACAGGCGGTACGCGCTCCACAGCGCCACGCCGAGGGCGGTGCCCAGCACCGCCACGTCGGCCAGCTCCCGCGGGGCGCGCCAGCCCTGCGCCACGTGGCGTGCCACCCGCTCGCCCACGGCGAGGGTGACGCCGGTCAGGGCCCCGGCGCGCAGCAGGTCGCGCACGATGCCCCCGACCTGCAGCGCGGCCAGCGCGCGCGCGTCGCCGCGGTCCAGCGCCAGCTCGCGCCGCCGCAGCTGCGCCGCGTTGAGCCGCCGCACCGCGATCAGCCCCAGGCCGCCGAGCCACGCCGCCAGGAGCGCCACCACCATGATGCCGGCCATCCACGCGGGGTCCCACACCCCCCCGCGCAACGCGGCCAGCGCCCCGGCCGCCGCCGCTGCCGGACCCCAGTCCGGGTAGCGGGACGCGCCCACCGGCAGGGACTCGAAGGCGAACAGCTCCAGGACCGCGCCCGTGGCGAGGCCCGCCATGGGCCCGCCGACCACCGCGCCGCCGAGGAAGCCCGCCACCAGCGGCCGGCCGATCATCGCCTGCGGCACGCTGACCAGGTCGAGCCCCGCCACGGCCCCGACGCCGAGCACGGCCGCGACGCTCGCGCCGGTCACACCAGCTCCGCGACGGGCACCGGCTTCGCCGTCGGCACGTCCTGCGCGGTGACCTCGACGCCCCGGCCGGCGAGCTCGCGCAGCCGCGCCGCCTCGGCCTCGGTCAGGAACACGTAGCGCAGCCGCTCGGTCCGCCCCTCGCGCGCGTGGATGCCGCCGACGTTCACCTTGCGCACCTCCGGCACCGCGGCGCACAGCGCCGCCATCGTGTCCACGTCGCCGGTGAGCACGATGCCCTTGCGCGGGTCGCGCTCCCACTCGGCCGCGTGCCCGGCCGCCTCCGCGACGGTGGCGAACACCACGTCCATCGCCGGCGGCACGCCCATGCGGTACAGCTCCTGCTCCCACACGTTGGCGCGCACGCCCTCGTCCACCAGCACGATGAAGCCGATGCCCAGCCGCTGTCCCCAGCCCACGACCACCTGCCCGTGGATCAGGCGGTCGTCGATGCGGTACAGCACCACGCTCACCGCTCGACCAGCCCCACCGCGGTGCGGCCGACCTCGACCGCGCGCCGCGCCGCCTCCTCCACCGGCAGGTCGCGGTGGAAGGCGAAGTCCACCAGCATCGCCAGGTTCACGCCGGTCACCACCCGGACGTCGCCCCGGCCCCGCGCCAGGGCCGCCGCGGTGAACGCGCACGAGCCGCCCGCCATGTCGGTGAACACCACCGCCGGGCCGCCGCCGATGGCGGCATCCAGGCTGCGCAGCAGCGCGGCGCGGTCGCAGCCGGTGTTGGACACGGCGGCCAGCCCGTGGTCGTCGCCCGCGATCGCGCGCACCGCCGCGAGCAGCGACGCGGCCAGCTCCGAGTGGGCGACCACCACGCCGGTCAGGCGCTCACTCATAGTCCTCTTCCAGGTACTCGCGGATCTGGCGCTGCTCCTGCATCCGGCCGATCAGCCGCTCGTTGAACTCGCGCGCGGAGTCCACGCCCGAGTACTTGAGCAGGTGCCGCATCGCCACCACCTCGGCGATGACCGTGATGTTCTTCCCGGGGTTCAGCGGCACCACCACCCGCGGGAGCTTCACGTCGAGGACGGTGGTCTCGTCGCCGTCGAGACCGGTGCGCTCGTAGGGCGCGGCGCTGTCCCAGTCCTCCAGCTGCACCACCACCTCGATGCGCTTCTGCTGCCGCACGGCGCGGATCCCGAACAGGGCCGCGATGTCGATCAGCCCGATGCCGCGGATCTCCATGAAATGGTGCTGGTGCTCGTGCCCGCGGCCGATCAGCACGTCGTGGCCCAGCCGGCGCACCAGCACCACGTCGTCGGCCACCACGCGGTGCCCGCGCTCGACCAGGTCCAGCACGCACTCGCTCTTGCCGATGCCCGAGCGCCCCAGGAACAGCAGCCCCACCCCGTACACGTCCGCCAGCGAGCCGTGGATCGCGGTCTGCGCCGCGAAGACCTCCTCGAGGAACGGCTTGAGGCGGTTGTAGAACTCCGACGTCTTGAGCGACGTGCGGATCACGGCGACGCCGTTGGCGCGCCCGAGCTCGGCGAGCTCGGGCGGCACCTCGAGCCCCTTGGTCACGAACAGGCAGGGGCACCCCAGCTGGCACAGCGACAGGATGCGCTGCCGCCGCTCCGCCGCCGGCAGGGCGAACAGGTACGAGATCTCCGTCTCGCCCAGCACGTACACGCGGTCCGGGGTGAAGCGCGCGGTGTAGCCCGCCAGCACCAGCCCCGGGTTCGATACCTCGGCCGAGGGGATGACGCGGTCCAGGCCCGCGTCCCCGGTCAGCACCTCGAGCTGCAGCGTGTCCGCGCGCTGCTCGATCAGGTCACGCAATCGGACCGTAGGCTACCTCCGCGCGCTGCCCGCCCGCCGGCGGGGGTTGGCTTCCTGCTTGTCGAGCTGGCGCCGCAGCTTCTGCGCGGCGCGGTCGAGGGCCGTGCGGTGGTCCGGCGCGTCGGCGCTGGCCACGTGCACCATTCCGCGCGCCGCCGTGAGCCGGACTTCGGCGGTGGCCCGCTGGTGGTCCTGCCCGAAGGTGACGTGCGCCGCCGTGGGCCGGCGCGCGAGCCGCGCCAGGCGCTCCACGACGCGCTCGACGCGCAGCCGCAGCGCCTCCGCGATCTCGCCGTGGCGGGTGGTGATCGTCGTCTCCATCAACCGCGCTCCTGGCCGCGCGGCCCTGCGGCCGCGGCGGCTTCGAGGTGGGCTTCCGTTTCGCGGGCCGCGCGATCCCAGCTCAACGACTCCGCGAACGCGCGCGCCCCGCGTCCCAACCGTTCGCGCAGGGCGGCGTCCCGGACCAGCTCGCCGAGCGCGGCCGCCATCGCGCCGGCGTCGCCGTGCGGGACCAGGAGCCCGGTCTCGCCGTGCCGCACCGACTCCCGCAGCCCGGGGCTGTCCGAGGCCACGGCCGGCGTCCCGCACCCGGCGGCCTCGAGGTTGGTGATGCCCCAGCCCTCCTTGGGCGACGGGAACACCACCGCCCACGCCTCCCGGTACAGCGCCAGCTTCGCCTCCTCGCTCACGCGCCCGAGGAACGTCACGCCGCTCCCGCCGGCCGCCAGCCGCTCGAGCCGCGCCCGGTCGTCGCCGCTCCCGGCGATCACCAGCTCGGCGTCCGGGGCCGCGGAGCGGCGCAGCAGCGCCAGGGCGGCGATGGCCGTCTCCACCGCCTTATACCGCTTCAGCCGCCCCACGTACAGGAACCGCGGCCGGCCGGCCCGGGCGACCCCCGCGGCCGGCGCATAGTGCGCCGCGTCCACCCCCGGGTAGATGACCCGGATCGCCTCGCGCGCGAAGCCGCGCCGCACCAGGTCGTCGCGCGTGCTGTCGCTGATCGCGTGCACCGCCGCGCGGCGGTACACGGCGGGCATCGGCCGCTCGGCCGCCCACACCGCCAGGGCCACCGGCCACGCGACTTCCCGGAACGCCGTGGTCCCGAACAGGTGCGGCACCAGCAGCACCAGCGGTCCCCGCCACCGCAGCGGCAGGTAGAGCGGGACCTTGTTGACGTCCTCGACCACGACGTCCGGCCGCAGCGCGCGCGCCAGCGCGGCGAACGCCCGCCGGCCGCGCGCGGCGAAGCCGTACTCCCCCGCCACCCGGTGCACGGCCATCCCGTCGAGCGTCGCGTCGGCCGCGGCGCCGGGATACCGGCTGGCCAGCAGGTGCACCTCGTGGCCGCGCGCCGCGACGCGGCCGAAGATCTCGTGGAGATGCACCTCGGCGCCGCCGGCCTGCGGATTCGTCCGGTCGCGCCAGTTGACCACCAGGAGCTTCACAGCCGGCCCAGGTCGCGGGCCAGCCGGTCGAGGATGCCGTTCACGAAGCCGGGCGACTTGGGCCCGCCGAACCACCGCGCCAGCCGCACCGCCTCGTCGATCACCACCTTGGGCGGGGTGACCCGGGTTTCCAGCTCGAGGGCCGCGAGGCGCAGCAGGTTCCGGTCCACCACCGCGACCCGCTCGAGCCGCCAGCGGTCGGCGGCGCGCTCCAGCGCGGGGTCCAGCCGCGCCCGCGCGCCCACCACCGCCTCCGCGAGGCCGACGGCCCGGTCCCGGACCGCCGGCGACGCCTTCACCAGCGGCAGCACCCGCGCCCACACGGGGCGCGGATCGGCCGCCGGTTCCGCCACCTGGTCCCACGCGTAGAGCAGCTGGAGCGCGAGGGCACGGGTGCGCGTCTCAGGCCGGATCGCCATCGTGCGGCAGCGCCGCCGCGGCCTCCAGCGCCGCCGCCGTGGCCTCGTGCCCCTTGTTGCCCGCGGTGCCGCCGGAACGCTCGAGCGCCTGCTCCAGGTTCTCGCAGGTCAGGACGCCGAAGCCCACCGGCACGCCGTATTGGACGGAGAGGCTCATCAGGCCGCGCGCGGACTCGGCGGCGATGATCTCGAAGTGCGCGGTCTCGCCGCGGATCACCGCCCCGAGCGCGACCAGCGCCCGGTAGCAGCCCCGCTCCAGCAGACCGCGCGCCATCACCGGCAGCTCCCAGGCGCCGGCCACCCACCGCAGGTCCACCTGGTCCGGCGCGATGCCGTGCTCGCGCAGGCACTGCTCCGCCCCCGCCAGCAGCCGGCGCGTGACGTTCTCGTTGTAGCGGCTCGCCACCAGCGCGATCCGCGAGGGAGCGGCGCGGGACGCCGACGCCTGGCCCGCGGCGCCCATCAGTGCGCCAGCAGGTGGCCGAGCTTGTCGCGCTTGACGTCGAGGTACCCGGCGTTCTCCTCGGTGCGCGGCGGAATGATCGGGAGCCGCTCGACGATGGACAGGCCGTAGCCCTCGATGCCCACCAGCTTCATCGGGTTGTTCGTGAGGATGCGGATCGCCTTCACCCCCAGGTCGAGCAGGATCTGGGCGCCGATGCCGTAGTTGCGGAGGTCGGGCAGGAAGCCGAGCCGCTCGTTGGCCTCCACCGTGTCCTGCCCCGCGTCCTGCAGCTCGTACGCCTTGAGCTTGTTGAGGAGCCCGATGCCGCGCCCCTCCTGGTCCAGGTAGACCACCACCCCGGCGCCGGCCTCGGCGATCATCCTCATCGCCGTCTGCAGCTGCCAGCCGCAGTCGCAGCGCGCCGAGCCGAACACGTCCCCGGTCAGGCACTTGGAGTGGATGCGCACCAGCGCCTCGGGCCGCGCGCGCACGTCGCCGTAGACCAGCGCGACGTGCTCCGCGCTGTCGACGTCGTTGCGATAGCCGATGACCCGGAACTCGCCATACGGCGTGGGCAGCCGCGCCTCGGCCACCCGGTGCACCAGCCGCTCGTTCTGGAGCCGGTGGGCGACGATCTGCGCCACGGTGATGAACGTGAGTCCGTGCTCGGCGGCGAACCGCTCCAGCTCCGGCCGCCGCGACATCGTGCCGTCGGCGTTGAGGATCTCGCACAGCACCCCGGCCGGGATGAGGCCGGCCAGGCGCGCCAGGTCCACGCTCGACTCGGTCTGCCCCACCCGCTGCAGCACCCCGCCGGGCCGGGAGCGGAGCGGGAAGACGTGCCCGGGCCGCCTGAGGTCGCCCGGCACCGTCACCGGGTCGATCGCGACGCGGATGGTCGTGGCGCGGTCGGCGGCGCTGATCCCGGTCGTGACCCCGAAGCGCGCCCCCGCGTCCACGCTGACAGTGAACGCCGTCTCGTGCGCCTCGGTGTTGTGCTCGACCATCTGCTGCAGGCCCAGCGCCTCGCACCGCTCGCCGGTCAGCGTGAGGCAGATCAGGCCCCGCCCGTGCACGGTCATGAAGTTGATCAGGTCGGGCGTGATCTTCTCCGCCGCCGCGACCAGGTCGCCTTCGTTCTCCCGGCCCTCGTCGTCCGCCACCACGACCAGCCGGCCGGCGCGGATGTCGGCGATCGCCTGCTCCACCGTCCCGAATGTCATCTAGCTCCGCCTCCTCCTCCGGGCGGCCCGGTGCGGCGCCAGGAGGTGCTGCACGAACTTCCCGATCAGGTCAGCCTCCAAATGTACCCGCGTCCGGACCCGGGCTCTACCCAGGGTGGTGACTTCCAGCGTGTGCGGAATGACCGAGATCTGCACCACGCCGCGCCTGGGCAGGGCGTTCACGGTCATGCTGATGCCGTCCACCGCGATCGAGCCGTGGAGCACCGAGAGGTCCGCCACCAGGCGCGGCACCCGGATGTCGAGCAGCACCGAGTCGGCGAGCGGCCGGCGCCGCACCACGGTCCCGACGCCGTCCACATGGCCGGAGACCAGGTGCCCGCCCAGCAGGTCGCCCAGCTTCAGCGACCGTTCGAGGTTCACCGGGCGCCCGGCCGCGTACTCGCCGAGGGTGGTGCGGCTGCGGGTCATCGTCACCGCCTCGACCGTGAACGTCCGCCGGCCGAGCGCGACCACCGTCAGGCAGGTGCCGTCCACGGCGATGCTCTCGCCGATGGCGAGCTTGCGGCGGTACGGGTGCTCGATCCGGACCTCGAGCCCGCGCGCGGTGCGGCGGACGCGGCGCACCGTCCCCATCGCCGTCACGATGCCGGTGAACATCAGCGCCGGTCCATCACGAGCAGCGTGTCGTCGCCCAGCGCGCGGCGGTCCACCGTGCGCCACCGCACCGCCTCGCCGATGGCCGCGCCCGGCAGCCCGGCGAAGGCGCTCACGCCGCCCTCGCCCAGCCACAGCGGAGCCACCACCAGATAGACACGGTCCACCACGTCCTCCCCGAGCATCCGTCCGGCCACCACGCCGCCGCCCTCCACCAGCACGCTGTCCACGCCGCGCCGCGCCAGCTCGGCCAGCGCCTCGCGCGGGCCGTCCGCCGCCGCGACCTCGACCCCCGCCGCGCGCAGGGCGCCGGCGCCCGCCGCGGCGTCCCGGCCCACCAGGGCCAAGGTCGGCGTCTCGCGCGCCGTCCGCACCAGCGTCGAGTCCGGCGGCAGCTCGCCGCGGCGGTCGAGCACGACCCTGAGCGGCGGCCGGTTGGGCGCCACGGATCCCCGCACCGTCAGGCTCGGATCGTCGGCCTTGACCGTGCCCCCGCCCACCGCGATCGCGTCGAAGCCGGCGCGCAGCCACTGCACGAACTCGCGCGCCGCCTCGCCCGACACCCACCGGGAGCGCCCGTCCCGGTCGGCGATGCGCGCGTCGAGCGAGACCGCGAGCTTCAGCGCGACGAACGGGCGCCCGCGCCCGGCGCAGCGGTGGAAGAACAGCGCGTTCTGCGCCCGCACGGCGCTCTCCAACAGCCCGCCTTCGACGGTCACGCCGGCCCCGGCGAGCACCGTCGCTCCCCCCCGCGCGGCGGGATCCTCCTCGCGCGCCCCGAACACCACGCGCCGGATGCCCGAGGCCACGATCGCGTCGGTGCACGGCGGCGTCTTCCCGTGGTGCACGCAGGGCTCGAGGCTCACGACCAGGTCGGCGCCCCGCGCGCGCTCGCCCGCCGAGACCATCGCCAGCACCTCGGCGTGCGGCCCCCCGTACTCGGCGTGGTAGCCCTCGCCGACCACCGCGCCGTCGCGGAGCACCAGCGCTCCCACCAGTGGGTTGCGGCCCACCCGTCCCCACCCGTTCCACGCCAGCGCGATGGCGCGCTCCATCGCCTCGCGGAAGTCCACGCTCAGCTCGCCTCCGCCTCCGCGTCCCAGCGCACCGCGCCGCGGCCCGCCACCGTCGTGCCGATCTCCCAGGTCTCCACCCCGGCCTCGCGCGCGGCGGCGCGCAGCGCCGCAGCGTCGGCCGGCGCGCAGGCGGCGACGAGCCCGATGCCGAGGTTGAACACCTGCCGCATCTCCTCGTCGCTCACCGCGCCGCCCCGTCGCACCAGCTCGAACGCGGCGGGCACCGGCCACGAGCCGCCCCGCACCACCGCGTCCACCGTGCCCGGCAGGACCCGGACCAGGTTGCCGGGGATGCCCCCGCCGGTGACGTGGGCCAGCGCGTGCAGCCGCGCGCGCACCGGCCACACCGCGGCGAAGTAGCTCCGGTGCACGGCCAGGAGCACCTCGGCCACGGTCCGGCCGGTCGCGGGGAACGGATCGTCGAGCCCGAGCGCCAGGTCGCCGAAGATCACCCGCCGGAGGAGCGAGTACCCGTTGGTGTGGAAGCCGCTCGAGGCGTACCCCACCAGCACG
This genomic window from Gemmatimonadales bacterium contains:
- a CDS encoding riboflavin synthase — its product is MFTGIVTAMGTVRRVRRTARGLEVRIEHPYRRKLAIGESIAVDGTCLTVVALGRRTFTVEAVTMTRSRTTLGEYAAGRPVNLERSLKLGDLLGGHLVSGHVDGVGTVVRRRPLADSVLLDIRVPRLVADLSVLHGSIAVDGISMTVNALPRRGVVQISVIPHTLEVTTLGRARVRTRVHLEADLIGKFVQHLLAPHRAARRRRRS
- the ribD gene encoding bifunctional diaminohydroxyphosphoribosylaminopyrimidine deaminase/5-amino-6-(5-phosphoribosylamino)uracil reductase RibD; protein product: MDFREAMERAIALAWNGWGRVGRNPLVGALVLRDGAVVGEGYHAEYGGPHAEVLAMVSAGERARGADLVVSLEPCVHHGKTPPCTDAIVASGIRRVVFGAREEDPAARGGATVLAGAGVTVEGGLLESAVRAQNALFFHRCAGRGRPFVALKLAVSLDARIADRDGRSRWVSGEAAREFVQWLRAGFDAIAVGGGTVKADDPSLTVRGSVAPNRPPLRVVLDRRGELPPDSTLVRTARETPTLALVGRDAAAGAGALRAAGVEVAAADGPREALAELARRGVDSVLVEGGGVVAGRMLGEDVVDRVYLVVAPLWLGEGGVSAFAGLPGAAIGEAVRWRTVDRRALGDDTLLVMDRR
- a CDS encoding bifunctional 3,4-dihydroxy-2-butanone-4-phosphate synthase/GTP cyclohydrolase II encodes the protein MTFGTVEQAIADIRAGRLVVVADDEGRENEGDLVAAAEKITPDLINFMTVHGRGLICLTLTGERCEALGLQQMVEHNTEAHETAFTVSVDAGARFGVTTGISAADRATTIRVAIDPVTVPGDLRRPGHVFPLRSRPGGVLQRVGQTESSVDLARLAGLIPAGVLCEILNADGTMSRRPELERFAAEHGLTFITVAQIVAHRLQNERLVHRVAEARLPTPYGEFRVIGYRNDVDSAEHVALVYGDVRARPEALVRIHSKCLTGDVFGSARCDCGWQLQTAMRMIAEAGAGVVVYLDQEGRGIGLLNKLKAYELQDAGQDTVEANERLGFLPDLRNYGIGAQILLDLGVKAIRILTNNPMKLVGIEGYGLSIVERLPIIPPRTEENAGYLDVKRDKLGHLLAH